The following proteins are encoded in a genomic region of Candidatus Nitrospira nitrificans:
- a CDS encoding TrmH family RNA methyltransferase gives MAVALQLPALTRAGASRVRQLLRDKKVRSTEGAFVLEGAKSCRDLIHQSPQAILSLIVSPGFLCVETEVDRQARARLPASQFLCPDADFERLTDVEMPQGIVAVVRQPRWDETHVFKQSRVLGLYGDRLQDPANVGAIIRTAAALNLSGVWLSADSADHFSPKVVRATAGSILSLPVFHTWDWRAFSSYGCDIYSAVLDSADQVPIRTIRTIPSRLMVAVGNEGAGLTPDIVKASRVRFSIPLAEGVESLNVAATAAISAFYFSGLRFDSDSGSRRSDYSA, from the coding sequence GTGGCTGTCGCATTGCAGCTACCGGCTCTCACTCGTGCAGGGGCCTCGCGGGTCCGGCAACTGCTTCGCGATAAGAAGGTCAGATCGACAGAAGGGGCCTTCGTCCTTGAAGGAGCTAAATCCTGTCGTGATCTGATTCACCAGTCTCCCCAAGCCATTCTCAGTCTGATCGTCTCGCCGGGCTTTCTCTGTGTGGAGACCGAGGTAGATCGACAGGCGCGCGCGAGACTGCCTGCGTCCCAGTTCCTTTGTCCGGACGCCGACTTTGAAAGACTGACTGATGTGGAGATGCCGCAAGGGATCGTAGCCGTTGTCCGACAACCTCGATGGGATGAAACCCATGTGTTCAAACAGTCGCGTGTGCTTGGCCTGTATGGGGATCGTCTGCAAGATCCAGCGAACGTGGGCGCGATCATTCGAACCGCCGCGGCGCTGAACTTGTCCGGAGTTTGGTTAAGCGCCGATTCCGCCGATCATTTTAGTCCCAAAGTGGTTCGTGCCACGGCCGGTAGTATCCTGAGCCTTCCGGTTTTTCACACTTGGGATTGGCGGGCATTTTCTTCATATGGGTGTGACATCTATTCGGCGGTCCTGGATTCGGCGGATCAAGTCCCTATCAGGACCATTCGAACAATCCCAAGCCGCCTCATGGTTGCGGTCGGAAACGAGGGAGCGGGGTTGACCCCGGACATCGTGAAGGCGTCACGCGTGAGGTTTTCTATTCCACTGGCCGAGGGGGTGGAGTCATTGAATGTCGCGGCGACAGCGGCGATTTCGGCATTCTACTTCAGCGGATTGCGATTCGACTCCGACAGCGGATCCAGAAGATCGGACTATTCAGCATAG
- a CDS encoding porin family protein, whose translation MPIVPGTAFGGATDPSSIQATDGLRIIPSVQVSERYDSNVFFASKSQLQGTAPGDFITTVAPQVRGLYTDHDKLVKVNASVGVVGSYYANNTGLNYVGANAGVGLDMSDLISLWRPGARWTVSDTYFYSPQPPAFLLGNQSGEQINPLLTGFQAARTNTSANSVNTQLELPLYRTVKLTGSYTHSFIRYGATQVPQASTSQVSQAATLISQDTQGYTAGLLVQASVQDSITVDLMSSDFDQGRLGDFSTRGGALGWAHRFSSAVSFNATGGVQEISGQSNGVRFPSTIAPFGRLAILWKDPTTSIALLYQSSIAPSLAFRSAPMLSHSVSFSLTQNTPIRDLAGLLGVNYGVANQFGSSSGGALSWTTVGGMGGLVYRVTQKMFLTLAYSYQNVDNVFGGTHFAYDKHVVQLNLTQAFY comes from the coding sequence ATGCCAATTGTTCCGGGAACAGCGTTTGGCGGAGCGACTGACCCCAGCTCGATTCAAGCAACGGATGGGTTGCGCATTATTCCCTCCGTTCAAGTTTCTGAACGATACGACAGCAATGTGTTTTTTGCGTCTAAGAGCCAGCTTCAGGGAACAGCACCCGGTGACTTTATCACGACAGTCGCGCCCCAAGTCAGAGGATTGTATACCGATCATGACAAGCTGGTGAAGGTAAACGCGTCCGTGGGAGTGGTCGGCAGTTATTACGCGAACAATACAGGACTAAATTATGTGGGCGCGAATGCCGGAGTGGGGCTGGACATGAGCGATCTCATAAGCCTGTGGAGGCCGGGGGCAAGGTGGACGGTGTCCGACACGTACTTTTACAGTCCTCAGCCCCCCGCATTTCTTTTAGGGAACCAATCAGGGGAACAGATAAATCCGTTACTGACAGGGTTTCAGGCGGCCCGCACTAACACAAGCGCCAATAGTGTCAATACTCAATTGGAGCTTCCACTTTATAGAACTGTCAAGTTGACCGGGAGCTATACGCACAGTTTTATCCGCTATGGGGCAACGCAAGTTCCTCAGGCCTCCACATCGCAAGTTTCTCAGGCCGCTACCTTGATCAGCCAAGACACTCAAGGCTATACCGCTGGTCTTTTGGTACAGGCCTCCGTTCAGGACAGCATAACGGTAGATCTCATGAGTAGCGACTTTGATCAAGGCAGACTGGGGGATTTTAGCACAAGGGGCGGTGCCCTAGGCTGGGCCCATAGGTTTTCGTCTGCCGTCAGCTTCAATGCCACTGGAGGTGTGCAGGAGATCTCGGGGCAATCAAATGGAGTACGGTTTCCCTCGACCATTGCACCATTCGGCAGGCTCGCTATCCTCTGGAAGGATCCTACGACGTCAATTGCTCTCCTGTATCAGTCCAGCATTGCTCCTTCATTGGCCTTCAGAAGCGCGCCTATGCTCAGTCACTCGGTGTCGTTCAGCCTGACTCAGAATACCCCGATCCGTGATCTAGCTGGGTTGCTTGGAGTGAACTATGGTGTTGCGAACCAGTTTGGGTCGAGTTCAGGGGGCGCGCTCTCTTGGACCACTGTGGGAGGAATGGGAGGTTTGGTGTACCGAGTGACCCAGAAGATGTTTCTCACGCTGGCCTATAGTTACCAAAATGTTGATAACGTCTTCGGAGGGACACATTTTGCTTACGATAAGCACGTGGTCCAGCTGAATCTGACCCAGGCCTTTTACTGA
- a CDS encoding TolC family protein, protein MGVRFVVVCAIGLGMSVASASAQSDGQLYSLDMIVDLALAKNPAVSFAEGTIEQQKGQQTAAGAYPNPTVAGSGGHGNLQDTGRAGIGPFLDRQSVTEYNVVVGQPLEWPAMRAARQRVADLGLATANVGMLETRLNLASQVKVAFYDLLLAQHDADLARQNLDTVEGVARIVKARVKSGEAPQFESIKAEVEVLKARQQLARADNLVRINRVAVDTLTGGALGPSYLVHGEFRRLPRDLQIDGLMTRMMEQHPTIQRLLKSVEQSDWKIEFERQARVPTITANLSYWREIGREAGQGGLSIPLPLWYRRQGEIASSLGVKRREEAELLRTRNELGRAVYQHFQDVRTTAELIEVFDKGLLRQAQEALRLAQFSFQQGASSLLEVLDAQRVQRQILLDYALARRDLSVSLARLEQAVGVAL, encoded by the coding sequence ATGGGGGTCAGGTTCGTGGTGGTGTGCGCGATCGGTCTCGGAATGAGCGTGGCCTCGGCCTCTGCCCAATCGGATGGGCAGTTGTACAGTCTCGACATGATTGTCGATCTGGCCTTGGCAAAGAATCCCGCCGTCTCGTTTGCGGAAGGAACCATCGAACAGCAGAAAGGCCAGCAGACGGCGGCCGGTGCTTATCCCAATCCGACCGTTGCCGGCTCCGGCGGCCATGGCAACCTTCAAGACACGGGCCGGGCCGGTATCGGACCGTTCCTCGACCGACAATCGGTCACTGAATACAACGTGGTTGTGGGACAGCCGCTCGAATGGCCGGCCATGCGCGCCGCGCGGCAACGAGTGGCGGATCTCGGCTTAGCGACGGCCAATGTGGGTATGTTGGAGACGCGATTGAATTTGGCGTCACAGGTCAAGGTGGCATTCTACGACCTGCTGCTGGCTCAACATGATGCTGATTTGGCGCGCCAGAATCTTGATACCGTCGAAGGCGTGGCCCGGATCGTGAAAGCGCGGGTCAAGTCGGGCGAAGCGCCTCAATTTGAATCCATCAAGGCGGAAGTAGAAGTCTTAAAGGCGAGGCAACAACTCGCGCGCGCGGATAATCTGGTTCGGATCAACCGCGTGGCCGTCGATACCTTGACTGGTGGCGCGCTTGGGCCATCCTATCTGGTCCATGGCGAATTCAGGAGACTCCCTCGTGATCTCCAGATCGACGGACTGATGACTCGCATGATGGAGCAGCATCCAACGATCCAGCGCCTGCTCAAGTCCGTCGAACAATCAGACTGGAAGATTGAATTCGAACGGCAGGCACGGGTGCCGACCATTACTGCCAATCTCAGCTATTGGCGCGAGATTGGACGGGAAGCAGGTCAAGGGGGTCTCTCTATTCCGCTACCGCTCTGGTACCGGCGTCAGGGAGAAATCGCCTCCTCGTTAGGAGTGAAACGCCGAGAGGAAGCCGAGCTGCTTCGGACCCGCAATGAACTCGGGCGAGCCGTGTATCAACATTTTCAGGATGTCCGCACCACTGCGGAGTTGATCGAGGTGTTCGATAAAGGGTTGCTGAGGCAGGCTCAGGAGGCGCTGAGGCTGGCGCAGTTCAGTTTTCAACAAGGGGCGTCAAGCCTGCTGGAAGTCCTTGATGCGCAGCGTGTGCAGCGACAGATCTTGCTGGACTATGCGTTAGCGCGTCGTGACCTCTCCGTGTCGCTGGCCCGGCTGGAGCAAGCCGTAGGGGTGGCGCTGTGA
- a CDS encoding polysaccharide biosynthesis/export family protein, with amino-acid sequence MMVIVGSRHCMRTLLSGILVAAIALGAVGCAQDRVNYEVDLTAPSDFFLGPEDVLKVMVWKSPDLSGEVTIRPDGTITMPLIGDVPASGLTANALAKRIGERLTEYVSSPVVTIQVKEVNSYFIYVLGEVVKPGKYPLKSYANVVQGISLAGGFGPFANKNKIKVLRNVSTGPEGHEKKRQIEIPVHYNDILTGTAVPGNFILRSGDVIVVP; translated from the coding sequence ATGATGGTTATCGTCGGAAGTAGACATTGTATGCGCACCTTACTCAGCGGGATTCTCGTCGCCGCCATAGCACTTGGAGCGGTGGGATGTGCCCAAGACAGAGTGAATTACGAAGTTGACCTGACGGCGCCATCTGATTTTTTCCTTGGGCCGGAGGATGTACTGAAGGTGATGGTCTGGAAAAGCCCAGACCTGTCGGGCGAGGTGACGATTCGCCCGGATGGCACGATTACCATGCCTCTGATCGGGGATGTGCCAGCTTCCGGTCTGACGGCGAATGCGTTGGCGAAGCGGATCGGCGAAAGGCTCACAGAATATGTCTCATCACCAGTTGTCACAATTCAGGTCAAAGAGGTCAACAGCTATTTCATCTACGTCTTGGGAGAAGTTGTGAAACCGGGGAAATACCCGCTCAAGTCATATGCAAATGTGGTGCAAGGTATTTCGTTGGCCGGCGGGTTCGGCCCCTTTGCGAACAAGAACAAAATTAAGGTATTGCGTAACGTAAGCACTGGTCCGGAAGGACATGAAAAGAAACGTCAGATCGAGATTCCGGTGCACTATAACGATATTCTAACGGGTACCGCCGTGCCGGGAAATTTCATTCTGCGGAGCGGTGATGTCATCGTGGTGCCCTAG
- a CDS encoding helix-turn-helix domain-containing protein, whose protein sequence is MSIGLFIQGWRLSRNQSIESLSDAAGISTTLLEQIEADQADPTTSTIEALASALRIPPSWLFDNPQSFKWLFTDSAEDEEPDTSQIDPVTDRIVAGSHSDRSLYVLLTMLMQAGDPKLLRAAEMSLRSLVKQSRQATVPWQQRPSGHFEPPSD, encoded by the coding sequence ATGTCGATAGGGCTATTCATCCAGGGCTGGAGACTTTCCCGAAACCAATCGATCGAGTCGTTATCAGACGCGGCAGGAATTTCGACGACGCTCCTTGAACAAATCGAAGCGGACCAAGCCGATCCTACAACCAGTACAATTGAAGCTCTTGCCTCCGCGCTTCGCATTCCGCCTTCTTGGCTGTTCGATAACCCTCAATCCTTTAAATGGCTCTTCACCGATTCAGCAGAGGATGAAGAGCCGGATACCTCACAGATCGATCCGGTGACCGATCGGATCGTGGCCGGATCTCACTCCGATCGGTCACTCTATGTCCTCTTGACCATGCTCATGCAAGCCGGAGATCCCAAACTCCTGCGGGCCGCTGAGATGAGCCTGCGGAGTTTAGTCAAACAATCGCGTCAAGCGACTGTGCCATGGCAACAACGCCCCTCCGGGCACTTCGAACCGCCCAGCGATTAA
- a CDS encoding c-type cytochrome, whose protein sequence is MSTLAGAICMGLVAIIVGVQASIAAPKEPESTSANVAKGEKVFVRHCAGCHGSEGKGDGYLLLGPEPANLTRPTTKKKSDTILLQTIHEGKPNMPSWKTRLSEEDSRAVLAYIRTLKK, encoded by the coding sequence ATGTCTACGCTCGCTGGTGCCATATGCATGGGTCTGGTTGCCATTATTGTGGGAGTCCAGGCATCGATTGCCGCGCCGAAGGAGCCGGAATCAACGAGCGCCAATGTCGCAAAAGGGGAAAAAGTATTTGTCCGGCATTGTGCCGGTTGTCATGGTTCTGAGGGGAAGGGGGATGGCTATTTGCTCCTGGGGCCAGAGCCGGCCAACCTCACGAGACCGACTACCAAGAAAAAGTCCGACACAATACTGCTTCAGACCATTCACGAGGGAAAGCCGAACATGCCGTCATGGAAAACTCGCTTGTCGGAAGAAGATAGTCGAGCCGTACTGGCGTATATCCGGACATTGAAGAAGTAG
- a CDS encoding efflux RND transporter periplasmic adaptor subunit has translation MSGLLFGLMVLESGCDGTPSDVVASKSPVAVSTPGRIALSAEESSRVGLVVQPVARSDFRTHRDFPAIVQPNQRNMAEITALVRGRVVEVYGELGQEVKANAPLAILYSSELGLAQSAYLKAKAKLHVAEQAFNRAQFLLQEQVIGEAELQRRQAELLSSQAEANESHDRLKLLGMNDEEFRRLESSRKIRSVVPIVAPFAGRIIGRKLTRGEVVETTENLFVIADLSEVWVQANIPEKDIPFAHSIHASGDRQVEVRINAYPKEVFQGTITYVGDVLDPVTRTMQLRIELPNHDGRLKPEMFATIRLFSEAQPDRLAVPEAALQRDQGRTFVFVQRSLNEYELREVHVGESNGTVTAILGGLNEGEPVVTHGAFVLKSELLKKPV, from the coding sequence ATGTCCGGTCTTCTGTTCGGTTTGATGGTGCTGGAATCAGGCTGTGATGGAACGCCGAGCGACGTGGTGGCGAGTAAGTCGCCCGTCGCAGTGTCAACGCCTGGCCGCATCGCGCTGTCGGCGGAGGAGTCGTCGCGGGTGGGCCTGGTTGTCCAGCCGGTAGCGCGCAGCGATTTTCGAACGCACCGGGACTTCCCCGCCATCGTGCAACCCAATCAGCGGAACATGGCGGAGATCACCGCGTTGGTTCGAGGTCGAGTGGTCGAGGTGTACGGCGAGCTAGGCCAGGAGGTCAAAGCAAATGCCCCGTTGGCGATCCTGTACAGCAGCGAGCTGGGGCTTGCTCAATCGGCCTATCTCAAAGCCAAGGCCAAGCTGCATGTTGCGGAGCAGGCCTTCAACCGTGCCCAATTCCTCCTACAGGAGCAGGTGATCGGCGAGGCGGAATTGCAGCGCCGGCAAGCAGAGTTGTTGAGCAGCCAGGCCGAGGCCAATGAATCGCACGATCGGCTCAAGCTGCTTGGCATGAATGACGAAGAATTCAGGCGTCTCGAGAGCAGCCGGAAGATCCGTTCGGTCGTGCCGATCGTGGCTCCTTTTGCCGGCCGGATCATCGGGCGTAAGTTGACGCGGGGCGAGGTCGTCGAGACGACCGAAAATCTGTTCGTGATCGCTGATCTTTCGGAAGTCTGGGTGCAAGCGAATATCCCCGAAAAGGACATTCCCTTCGCCCATTCCATCCATGCATCCGGAGACAGGCAAGTCGAGGTGCGGATCAACGCCTATCCCAAGGAGGTCTTTCAAGGAACGATCACTTATGTCGGTGATGTGCTCGATCCCGTGACACGCACCATGCAACTCAGGATCGAGTTGCCGAATCACGATGGGCGGCTCAAACCTGAAATGTTTGCCACGATTCGACTCTTTTCCGAAGCCCAGCCCGATCGACTGGCGGTGCCGGAGGCCGCGTTGCAACGCGATCAAGGGCGCACCTTCGTCTTCGTGCAACGCAGCCTGAACGAGTATGAGTTGCGGGAAGTGCACGTCGGCGAATCCAATGGGACCGTGACTGCCATCCTCGGCGGTTTGAACGAAGGCGAACCGGTTGTGACACATGGCGCCTTTGTCTTGAAGTCCGAGTTATTGAAGAAACCCGTCTGA
- a CDS encoding response regulator transcription factor, with protein MPNTNPSLTIAILSRQWLVWLGLQKILDGRATVQMVVPPYQWRIPDGSPTDTRPDVVILDLETAPDAVGTINQIRESAPTCKIVLLCGLEDRDHMREAYDAGVDGVILKIQPPTVMLAVIESLYAPTKPQDYWERTGAVLGSPVKKKDDADALTLAWPNALTEREREIIRLVAQGLSNKDIAYKLSISDSTVRHHMTNIFEKVGVPNRQNLLIHTYQFHSRL; from the coding sequence ATGCCTAACACGAATCCATCCCTCACGATCGCGATTCTGAGCCGTCAATGGCTCGTATGGTTAGGTTTGCAGAAAATACTTGATGGCCGTGCAACCGTCCAGATGGTCGTGCCTCCCTACCAGTGGAGGATCCCGGACGGATCCCCCACCGACACACGACCAGACGTGGTTATTCTAGATCTAGAGACCGCACCAGACGCCGTCGGCACCATCAACCAGATTCGGGAATCTGCCCCGACCTGTAAGATTGTGTTGTTATGTGGCTTAGAAGACCGAGACCACATGCGCGAGGCGTATGACGCCGGCGTTGACGGTGTCATCCTCAAAATTCAACCGCCCACTGTCATGCTGGCAGTGATTGAGTCCCTGTATGCCCCCACCAAGCCCCAGGACTATTGGGAACGAACTGGTGCAGTGCTCGGATCCCCCGTCAAGAAGAAGGATGATGCCGACGCCTTAACGCTGGCCTGGCCCAATGCCTTGACGGAGCGGGAACGCGAGATTATCCGATTGGTAGCGCAGGGCCTCTCCAACAAAGACATCGCCTACAAGCTGTCGATTAGTGACAGTACGGTCCGACATCACATGACGAATATTTTCGAGAAAGTCGGCGTACCCAATCGACAGAACCTCCTGATCCACACCTATCAGTTCCATTCCAGGCTGTGA
- a CDS encoding efflux RND transporter permease subunit — MVSRLLDISLRQRLLIILCSIMIGAGGIYAFRTIPIDAFPDVTSVLVQVVTKAPGLSPAEVERLVTYPIELQLTGVPSLTEMRSLTKVGLSLITIVFDDSMDINLARQLVLERLLEVEEQLPPGAEPMLVPNSTGLGEVFQYYLEAPRGTVVDAEAEHQSLIVQRTIQDWIIRPLLKSTPEVIDINSMGGYVKQYQVLVEPGLLRKYGLTLREVFDAVARNNANAGGNILEKHAEKYIVRGIGLIRSLQDIERIVVKETGGTPVYISDVAQVVINPAVRHGATVLNGDREVVSGIVLMLRGGNARDVVEGIKRRIEDIHAKHLLPDGLRIVPFYDRIELITEALNTVYKSLAEGVVLVVVVLFLFLGNIRSALIVVGTLVLAPLATFIVMGQIGLTANLMSLGGLAIAVGMIVDGSVVVVENVYRHLSHHSAAAIPRLQLVTQAVKEVGQPVVFGILIIILVFLPLLSLHGMEGKMFKPLAYTIMIALLVSLVLSLTLSPVLCSLALKQGSEEDPWIVRLAKRLYAPTLRWALRHRIAVVVMAVGALIGALALVPSLGSEFIPILNEGSVAPQTIRLPSVSLPASIEIEKRMQQAIMEFPEVEMVVSKIGRTELGNDPQEPNESDPVVRLRPLDQWTTAKTMPELMQKFRERLAGVSGATFLISQPIQQRVDELISGVRTEATVKLFGDDLEILRNKAQEIAEVLETVRGVRDIKVEQLFGQPYLTIDIDRGKIARHGINVADVREIITTAIGGDVATRVYEGQQRFDLVVRFPEQYRDSVETISNIRVSDHAGAQIPLADLGTVQLEEGPGRISRDQLQRYVSIGFNTLGRDIGGLVAEGQQKISERVMLPPGYRVTWGGSFENMERAMAKLQIIVPITIGLIFFLLYSTFNSLRQATLIILNLPFALIGGVVALWLTKEYLSVPASVGFINLFGVAVLNGIVLVSYMNKLREDGHSLDEAVTSGALLRLRPVLMTALVALLGLVPLAFANGIGSEVQRPLAIVVIGGLVSSTLLTLIMLPVLYQWLEGRSTGGIAPGELRGGSVPAVHSAAGDIHGNGEPRPTSRPDEMPST, encoded by the coding sequence ATGGTTTCCCGTCTTCTGGACATCTCCCTCCGCCAGCGGCTCCTTATCATTCTCTGTTCGATCATGATCGGCGCCGGCGGGATCTATGCCTTTCGGACTATTCCGATCGACGCCTTTCCGGACGTGACCAGCGTGCTTGTCCAGGTCGTCACGAAGGCGCCGGGGCTCTCTCCCGCCGAGGTCGAGCGTCTGGTGACCTATCCCATCGAGCTGCAGCTCACGGGTGTGCCGTCTCTCACGGAAATGCGTTCCCTCACAAAAGTCGGTCTCTCGCTGATCACCATCGTGTTCGATGACTCCATGGACATCAACCTGGCCCGCCAACTGGTGCTCGAGCGATTGCTTGAAGTGGAGGAACAGCTTCCTCCAGGAGCCGAGCCGATGCTGGTGCCGAACAGCACGGGATTGGGAGAGGTCTTCCAGTATTATTTGGAGGCTCCTCGCGGGACTGTGGTCGATGCTGAAGCCGAACATCAGAGCTTGATCGTCCAGCGGACGATACAAGATTGGATCATTCGCCCCCTCCTGAAGAGCACACCGGAGGTCATCGATATCAATTCGATGGGCGGGTACGTCAAACAGTATCAGGTGTTGGTCGAACCAGGCCTGCTGCGGAAATATGGTCTGACGCTTCGTGAGGTGTTCGATGCGGTGGCGAGAAATAACGCCAACGCCGGCGGGAATATTCTGGAAAAACATGCGGAGAAGTACATTGTGCGCGGGATCGGGCTGATCCGCTCGCTTCAAGATATTGAACGGATCGTGGTGAAGGAAACCGGTGGCACGCCGGTCTATATCTCCGACGTGGCTCAAGTGGTGATCAATCCCGCAGTGCGGCATGGTGCCACCGTGCTGAATGGGGATCGCGAGGTGGTGAGCGGCATCGTGCTGATGTTGCGTGGAGGCAATGCCCGGGATGTCGTGGAGGGGATCAAGAGGCGGATTGAGGACATCCATGCGAAGCATCTGTTGCCGGATGGATTGCGCATCGTGCCGTTTTACGACCGTATTGAACTGATTACCGAAGCGTTGAATACGGTGTACAAATCGTTGGCTGAAGGCGTGGTGCTCGTGGTCGTGGTGCTGTTTCTGTTTCTTGGGAACATTCGCAGCGCGCTGATCGTCGTTGGCACGCTGGTGTTGGCGCCGCTGGCCACATTCATCGTCATGGGACAGATCGGGCTGACCGCAAATCTGATGTCGCTGGGAGGGTTGGCGATCGCGGTCGGCATGATCGTGGATGGGTCGGTCGTCGTCGTCGAAAACGTGTACCGCCATCTATCGCACCATTCTGCTGCCGCAATACCGAGGCTTCAGCTGGTGACGCAAGCGGTGAAGGAAGTCGGACAGCCGGTCGTATTCGGGATTCTGATCATTATCCTGGTGTTTCTCCCTCTCTTGTCCCTTCACGGGATGGAAGGGAAGATGTTCAAGCCGCTTGCCTATACCATCATGATCGCGCTGTTGGTATCCCTTGTCTTGTCGCTGACGCTGTCACCGGTGCTCTGTTCGCTGGCCTTGAAGCAAGGCAGTGAAGAAGATCCGTGGATCGTCCGATTGGCCAAGCGTCTCTATGCGCCTACCCTCCGATGGGCCCTCAGGCATCGGATCGCCGTGGTGGTGATGGCCGTCGGCGCGCTCATCGGCGCGCTTGCGTTGGTGCCCTCGTTGGGCTCAGAATTTATCCCTATTCTGAACGAGGGATCAGTCGCCCCTCAGACTATTCGTCTCCCCAGCGTGTCGCTTCCCGCCTCAATCGAGATCGAAAAGCGGATGCAACAGGCGATCATGGAGTTTCCGGAAGTGGAGATGGTCGTTTCCAAAATCGGCCGTACGGAATTGGGGAACGATCCGCAAGAGCCCAATGAGAGTGATCCGGTCGTACGGCTTCGTCCGCTGGATCAGTGGACCACGGCCAAGACGATGCCGGAGTTGATGCAGAAGTTTCGTGAGCGGTTGGCGGGAGTCTCGGGGGCGACATTCCTGATCAGCCAGCCTATTCAGCAGCGGGTCGATGAATTGATTTCCGGAGTTCGCACGGAAGCCACGGTGAAACTGTTCGGTGACGATCTGGAGATACTGCGGAACAAAGCCCAAGAGATCGCCGAGGTGCTCGAAACCGTGCGAGGGGTTCGAGATATCAAAGTCGAACAATTATTCGGCCAGCCCTACCTCACGATTGATATCGATCGCGGCAAGATTGCGCGGCATGGGATCAATGTAGCCGATGTGCGGGAGATCATCACCACCGCCATTGGTGGAGACGTAGCCACGCGTGTTTATGAAGGCCAGCAACGGTTTGATTTGGTGGTGCGGTTTCCCGAGCAGTATCGGGACAGTGTCGAAACAATCAGCAATATTCGGGTCAGCGATCATGCGGGCGCACAGATTCCCTTGGCGGATCTGGGCACCGTACAGTTGGAAGAGGGACCCGGCCGGATCAGCCGCGATCAGCTGCAACGCTACGTGTCGATCGGGTTCAATACGCTGGGACGAGACATCGGGGGGTTGGTTGCGGAGGGGCAACAGAAAATTTCCGAACGCGTCATGCTTCCGCCCGGTTACCGGGTGACCTGGGGCGGGTCATTTGAAAACATGGAACGGGCAATGGCCAAGCTGCAGATTATCGTTCCGATCACAATCGGCCTGATTTTTTTCTTGCTGTATTCAACCTTCAACTCACTCCGTCAGGCAACCCTCATCATCTTGAATCTGCCCTTCGCGTTGATCGGAGGGGTTGTGGCGCTGTGGCTCACCAAGGAATATCTCAGTGTCCCGGCATCGGTGGGCTTCATCAATCTCTTCGGCGTCGCGGTGTTGAACGGGATCGTGCTCGTTTCCTATATGAATAAACTTCGAGAGGACGGCCATAGTTTAGACGAAGCGGTGACCTCAGGCGCCCTGCTTCGGCTACGCCCTGTCTTGATGACGGCGTTGGTCGCACTCTTGGGGTTGGTTCCCTTGGCGTTTGCCAACGGGATCGGCTCGGAGGTGCAGCGTCCGTTGGCGATCGTCGTCATCGGCGGCCTTGTGAGTTCGACGCTCCTGACCTTGATCATGCTGCCGGTCCTCTATCAGTGGTTGGAAGGCCGCTCGACAGGAGGGATCGCCCCAGGCGAATTACGAGGAGGATCAGTTCCTGCTGTCCATTCTGCGGCAGGGGACATTCATGGCAATGGTGAGCCCCGGCCGACTAGCCGGCCTGACGAGATGCCATCGACGTGA